A portion of the Corynebacterium heidelbergense genome contains these proteins:
- a CDS encoding quinone-dependent dihydroorotate dehydrogenase codes for MSTPQPATTGAPRTRGFRRSAYNAALHAMFRLPPERIHHYMTRALTGLSASPAICTALRRLTAIDEPGLAQDIAGLHFPRPLGLAAGFDKDATEVDAWGALGFGYAEVGTLTSLAQPGNPTPRLFRLPKDRAILNRMGFNNFGVDGAARRLSARRCPEPVGVNLGKSKITPAQLAPGDYRMSARAVEAVADYLVINVSSPNTPGLRDLQAVDSLRAIVAAVRKESSRPLFVKIAPDLSDEDVLAITDAACEMQLTGIIATNTTIGREGLAADASYVRALGAGGISGAPLARRAQQVLELVADRARGRLVLIAVGGIETPQQAWERIAAGAHLLQGYTGLIYGGPDWIRDIHLGLAQQLRRQGLTHLSQAVGCRREWID; via the coding sequence ATGAGCACCCCACAGCCAGCAACCACCGGAGCCCCCAGAACGCGCGGCTTTCGCCGCAGTGCCTACAACGCCGCCCTCCACGCCATGTTCCGCCTGCCCCCGGAGCGCATCCACCACTACATGACCCGCGCCCTGACCGGGCTGTCCGCCTCCCCCGCCATCTGTACTGCCCTGCGTCGCCTCACCGCGATCGACGAGCCCGGCCTCGCCCAGGACATCGCGGGACTTCACTTCCCCCGGCCCCTGGGGTTGGCCGCCGGCTTCGACAAGGATGCCACGGAGGTGGATGCCTGGGGGGCCCTGGGTTTTGGGTACGCGGAAGTGGGCACGCTCACATCCCTGGCGCAGCCCGGGAACCCCACCCCCAGGCTGTTTCGACTCCCGAAAGATCGGGCGATCCTCAACCGGATGGGATTCAACAACTTCGGTGTGGATGGGGCCGCCCGCCGCCTGAGTGCGCGCCGGTGCCCGGAGCCGGTGGGGGTCAACCTGGGGAAGTCGAAGATCACCCCGGCGCAGCTAGCCCCGGGCGATTACCGGATGTCCGCCCGCGCCGTGGAGGCCGTGGCGGACTACCTCGTGATCAATGTTTCTTCCCCCAATACGCCGGGCCTACGCGACCTTCAAGCTGTCGACAGCCTGCGGGCCATCGTCGCGGCCGTGCGGAAGGAATCCAGCCGCCCGTTGTTCGTGAAGATCGCGCCGGATTTGAGCGATGAGGACGTTCTGGCGATCACGGATGCCGCCTGCGAGATGCAGCTCACCGGGATTATCGCTACGAACACCACCATCGGGCGGGAGGGCCTGGCAGCGGACGCCTCTTATGTTCGAGCGCTGGGGGCTGGCGGGATTTCCGGGGCGCCCCTGGCCCGCCGGGCCCAGCAGGTCCTCGAACTCGTCGCGGATCGGGCCCGGGGGCGGCTCGTCCTCATTGCGGTGGGCGGAATTGAGACCCCGCAGCAGGCCTGGGAGCGCATCGCCGCCGGGGCCCACCTGCTCCAGGGCTATACCGGCCTCATCTATGGGGGGCCGGATTGGATTCGGGATATCCACCTGGGACTGGCCCAGCAGCTACGCCGTCAGGGGCTGACGCACCTCAGCCAGGCGGTCGGCTGCCGGCGGGAGTGGATCGACTAG
- a CDS encoding YbhB/YbcL family Raf kinase inhibitor-like protein: MADSKHNPTYLSDRFPGPDPYAPLSDLPPLEVTSADFADGDKLPAEQCGSDAVSPQLSWTPGPEGTKTYAVTCFDPDAPTASGYWHWAVFNIPASVTSLPANAGDESLQNLPDGAVSLRGDSRSYGYYGANPPAGHGPHRYIYAVHAVGEELDLDDHQTPTVLGFNLNFKATARGLLWGWTEDS; the protein is encoded by the coding sequence ATGGCTGATAGCAAACACAATCCCACCTATCTCTCGGACCGCTTTCCCGGCCCGGATCCCTATGCCCCGTTGAGCGATCTTCCCCCGCTGGAGGTCACCTCTGCGGACTTCGCGGACGGCGACAAGCTCCCGGCCGAGCAATGCGGCAGCGATGCGGTCTCCCCGCAGTTGTCGTGGACGCCCGGGCCGGAGGGCACGAAGACCTACGCGGTTACTTGCTTCGACCCGGATGCCCCCACCGCCAGCGGCTACTGGCACTGGGCCGTGTTCAACATCCCCGCCAGCGTCACGAGCCTGCCGGCCAACGCCGGGGACGAGAGCCTGCAGAACCTGCCGGATGGGGCCGTTTCCCTGCGCGGGGACAGCCGGTCCTACGGGTATTACGGCGCGAACCCCCCGGCGGGCCACGGACCCCACCGCTACATCTACGCGGTGCATGCCGTGGGGGAGGAGCTGGACCTCGACGATCACCAGACTCCCACCGTGCTGGGCTTCAACCTCAACTTCAAGGCCACCGCTCGGGGCCTGCTGTGGGGTTGGACGGAGGACTCCTAA
- a CDS encoding TVP38/TMEM64 family protein, giving the protein MFPSLPRFQPPHLVALGALALLAIVAWFLPVPGVESIRSWVTRAGWWAPAAYVGLMVAFTQLPVPRTLWTIAAGLLFGSVWGSALALTGLLCSAALSLTGLRLVANRVIRSGASARGRWESVQQMVAERGWIAVLGLRMVPAVPFSILNYACAASRIPLGPFLVATLIGSAPNTIATVVATDTVTTGGDPWVLLLTAALAIVGANLAGREFLHWRRATAG; this is encoded by the coding sequence ATGTTCCCTTCCCTGCCCCGTTTCCAGCCGCCGCATCTGGTCGCTCTCGGCGCGCTAGCCCTGTTGGCTATCGTGGCGTGGTTTCTTCCGGTCCCGGGCGTGGAGAGCATTCGCTCCTGGGTCACCCGGGCCGGTTGGTGGGCACCGGCGGCGTACGTGGGGTTGATGGTCGCCTTCACCCAGCTCCCGGTCCCCCGGACCTTGTGGACGATCGCGGCCGGGCTGCTCTTCGGCAGCGTGTGGGGCAGCGCCCTGGCCCTCACGGGGTTGCTGTGCAGCGCGGCCCTGTCGCTTACCGGCCTGCGTTTGGTGGCCAACCGCGTTATCCGCTCTGGGGCGTCCGCCCGCGGCCGGTGGGAGAGCGTGCAGCAGATGGTCGCGGAGCGCGGTTGGATCGCGGTACTCGGGCTGCGGATGGTCCCCGCCGTTCCCTTCTCCATCCTCAACTACGCCTGTGCCGCCAGCCGGATCCCGCTGGGGCCCTTCCTCGTCGCCACCCTGATCGGCTCCGCCCCGAACACCATCGCCACGGTGGTGGCCACCGATACCGTCACCACCGGCGGGGATCCTTGGGTGCTTCTGCTCACGGCGGCGTTGGCCATCGTGGGCGCCAACCTCGCCGGCCGGGAGTTCCTCCACTGGCGGCGCGCGACTGCCGGGTAG
- a CDS encoding DNA-binding protein — MFAIHASYRGRARRRAEFVRNVAAALAESPVAESVRQEGITDISCVAIGPENAGGVILALLQVGDFALGLGSLSATDLEGGAEEAGTEDVEAAARRACPPSQRAGSVGVRIERADLPGTLMPGRAADIAEDIAAAFTLLSYVLSRRTEEGRQATALLRAGLSQSEAAREAGISKQAMSQRLAAAGWHAEQAGWSLAIRMLARADEVR; from the coding sequence ATGTTTGCGATCCACGCGTCCTACCGCGGCCGGGCCCGCCGACGGGCGGAGTTTGTGCGCAACGTCGCGGCAGCTCTAGCCGAATCCCCCGTCGCCGAGTCGGTGCGCCAGGAGGGGATCACTGATATCAGTTGCGTGGCTATCGGCCCGGAGAACGCCGGCGGGGTGATTCTGGCCCTCCTCCAGGTCGGGGATTTCGCCCTGGGCCTCGGCAGCCTGAGCGCGACTGACCTGGAGGGGGGTGCCGAAGAGGCGGGCACCGAGGATGTGGAGGCCGCCGCCCGACGCGCCTGCCCGCCCAGCCAGCGGGCGGGAAGTGTGGGGGTGCGCATCGAGCGCGCCGATCTGCCGGGCACGCTCATGCCGGGAAGGGCGGCGGACATCGCTGAGGATATCGCTGCGGCCTTCACGTTGCTGTCCTACGTGTTATCCCGCCGTACCGAGGAAGGACGCCAGGCCACCGCGCTCCTTCGCGCTGGGCTGAGCCAGAGCGAGGCCGCCCGGGAGGCGGGGATTAGTAAGCAGGCTATGAGTCAGCGCCTGGCTGCGGCGGGTTGGCATGCCGAGCAGGCGGGGTGGTCCCTGGCCATCCGTATGCTTGCTCGGGCGGATGAGGTGCGGTGA